A single genomic interval of Armigeres subalbatus isolate Guangzhou_Male chromosome 1, GZ_Asu_2, whole genome shotgun sequence harbors:
- the LOC134208977 gene encoding uncharacterized protein LOC134208977 has protein sequence MFFAVEINGIQEHQKELLLQVLNSKRLLIDHVEILEECFDVVGHHKLKTHLTASKFAALGSIPVGSFFLSSKFNTKWIYSLSTLFATAYGICYGVKWFNRRRYQQQRKWLLQFIRTLERFEMAVKKTLIFVNESQHYRGMQVALEKSGLEVGSLASNCARCCVETIKEIHSCIKKLEQECALTERWNNLYAPIESLEDCELFSESSIANVRDVKSTKDYYNIFAYMQSQFLTRLALSVICGLSDIDQCNLPELCARIDNQTASCLVQFNAIVDANRERVPRIRTKTLPLEMSHLRTLSISLAAKLYNTVHRYNRIEHVMDEILLSSKDNNHIPQLQEMELDLEDIINNLSASTEECQRLMITLKKLIHKDDENIPLEIDAHFKEKIEQSLDMIPSVERIYSENDKPCVKDEFFAVDGTIQDWLSEDEHRSLTDDLESINSKIVKRQFKPVLVQLRERIEPIGVEFKEREKRALKDKGIEVVDSDENEETSDEEGSLDFVPIKRTVYGSDSEDDQEPDERNAIKFQKSIQRYDEVRGFLANKEQVNIFGLKPMESLVNEDVLE, from the exons GTTTTTCGCtgtggaaataaatggaattCAG GAACATCAAAAGGAGCTGTTGTTGCAAGTTTTAAACTCTAAACGATTACTGATCGACCATGTTGAAATATTGGAGGAATGCTTTGACGTCGTAGGGCACCATAAACTAAAAACTCATTTAACCGCAAGCAAATTTGCTGCTCTGGGATCGATTCCTGTGGGATCCTTTTTTCTGTCTTCCAAATTCAACACAAAATGGATATATTCGCTGTCCACATTATTTGCAACCGCCTATGGTATTTGCTACGGTGTTAAATGGTTCAATCGGCGTCGGTACCAACAGCAGCGGAAGTGGCTTTTGCAGTTCATCCGAACGTTGGAACGTTTCGAAATGGCAGTAAAGAAAACACTTATCTTCGTAAACGAAAGTCAGCACTATCGAGGAATGCAAGTCGCATTGGAAAAATCCGGTTTAGAGGTGGGGTCGCTTGCTAGTAATTGTGCAAGGTGTTGCGTAGAAACTATCAAAGAGATACACTCCTGCATCAAGAAGTTGGAACAGGAATGCGCATTAACTGAGCGGTGGAATAACTTGTACGCCCCGATAGAGTCCTTAGAAGACTGTGAACtattctccgaaagttccattGCCAATGTAAGAGATGTAAAATCGACGAAG GATTATTACAACATTTTTGCCTACATGCAATCTCAGTTTCTTACACGACTGGCTCTCTCAGTTATTTGTGGGCTGTCGGATATAGATCAGTGCAATTTACCTGAGCTATGTGCCAGGATTGATAATCAAACAGCTTCCTGCTTGGTTCAATTCAACGCGATAGTCGATGCCAATCGAGAACGAGTTCCACGCATTAGAACAAAAACCCTTCCATTGGAAATGTCACATTTGCGAACACTATCGATCAGTTTGGCAGCTAAACTTTATAATACCGTCCACAGATATAATAGAATCGAACATGTTATGGATGAAATTTTATTAAGTTCCAAGGACAATAATCATATACCACAACTGCAGGAAATGGAACTTGATCTTGAAGACATCATTAACAATTTGAGTGCGTCGACTGAAGAATGCCAGCGACTGATGATCACACTGAAAAAACTGATCCATAAAGATGATGAAAATATTCCTCTTGAGATCGATGCTCATTTCAAAGAGAAAATTGAGCAATCCTTGGATATGATTCCAAGCGTGGAACGAATTTATTCTGAGAACGATAAACCATGCGTTAAAGACGAATTTTTCGCTGTGGATGGAACCATTCAGGATTGGTTGAGTGAAGATGAACATAGATCGCTTACCGACGATTTAGAAAGTATCAactcaaaaattgtcaagagacAATTTAAACCAGTGTTGGTGCAGCTTCGTGAACGAATTGAACCCATTGGAGTGGAGTTCAAGGAACGTGAAAAGCGAGCATTGAAGGACAAAGGAATAGAAGTCGTGGATTCGGATGAGAACGAGGAAACAAGTGACGAGGAGGGAAGTTTAGATTTTGTACCAATCAAGAGAACAGTCTACGGTAGCGATTCGGAAGACGATCAAGAGCCGGATGAACGAAATGCCATTAAGTTTCAAAAGAGCATTCAACGTTACGATGAAGTTCGTGGATTCCTGGCAAACAAAGAACAGGTTAATATTTTTGGGTTGAAACCTATGGAAAGCTTGGTTAATGAAGATGTGCTTGAATAA
- the LOC134208967 gene encoding uncharacterized protein LOC134208967, giving the protein MVRTIAETTIGLFYLLISMSMPMLSREFELESDKQLPTEENAWNTNCSCLRNTSDCSIEAIVNYGIVDSELPLKIDCTKNPIFNHHTLKVFANVRSFSLNGCRARGNELGLRYLQFPGLVDKLKLKNFCVEKWNGSIFRKFVNLKEIILENVHFKQITTMRSFDSMQKVEVLKMKNMQTENINAHIRDLFENLRELSLVNCSSLNLELIKLNRLEYLTMNNTLISDVSTMFLNFPMNLISFNATEIYSMKDSQIYLNESDQLRIQEIIFMRSNIDKLSVCNLRYIELLDFTQNHIDETCFEICNLPSLKTLCLARNKFTTLLASNVYKCENVSVIDLSFNRISYLNEDTFIEFEHLENLILSARPLGLIQPYPTETIVEPLSIPSKRKVLVATVAFGILLSHVIFMIYNRYKRNRFKPFYQRLPKEKNILPNVRETITTRTDSFYYEQPLQIRSESVSQIHNIYEEIPETVSNEPSYDHLQFHVFDIEDGNVLQV; this is encoded by the exons ATGGTTCGAACTATAGCGGAAACGACTATTGGATTATTCTatctattgatttcaatgtcAATGCCAATGCTGAGTAgggaatttgaattggaaagtgaCAAACAACTTCCCACTGAGGAGAATGCGTGGAATACCAACTGTTCTTGTTTAAGAAACACGAGTGACTGCAGCATCGAAGCTATTGTGAATTATGGAATCGTAGATAGTGAACTTCCACTAAAAATTGATTGCACGAAGAATCCaatatttaatcatcatacattGAAGGTATTCGCAAATGTACGCAGTTTCAGTTTGAATGGTTGCAGGGCTAGGGGTAACGAGCTGGGTCTACGATATTTACAATTCCCAGGATTAGTTGACAAGTTGAAGTTGAAAAACTTTTGTGTAGAAAAATGGAACGGAAGCattttcaggaaattcgttAATTTGAAAGAGATAATTCTTGAAAACGTCCACTTCAAGCAGATAACAACAATGAGAAGCTTTGATAGTATGCAAAAAGTGGAAGtgttaaaaatgaaaaatatgcaGACGGAGAACATTAATGCGCATATCCGAGATTTATTCGAAAACTTGCGGGAATTGTCACTAGTTAATTGTAGTAGCTTGAATTTAGAGCTGATCAAATTGAATAGGTTGGAATATTTAACAATGAATAATACATtaatttccgatgtatcaaCAATGTTTCTAAATTTTCCAATGAATTTGATATCCTTCAACGCAACAGAAATATATAGCATGAAAGACTCACAAATATATCTTAATGAAAGCGATCAACTACGAATTcaagaaataatttttatgCGATCAAATATTGATAAGTTGTCAGTTTGTAACCTTCGTTACATTGAATTACTAGACTTTACGCAGAACCATATCGACGAAACTTGCTTCGAGATCTGCAACCTCCCTTCATTGAAAACTTTGTGTCTAGCAAGAAACAAGTTCACCACTTTATTGGCCTCGAATGTATATAAATGTGAAAACGTCAGCGTTATTGATCTTAGTTTCAACAGAATAAGTTATTTAAATGAAGATACTTTTATTGAATTTGAACATCTTGAGAATTTGATTTTATCAG CCCGACCATTGGGTCTCATTCAACCGTACCCGACTGAAACCATCGTTGAACCACTTTCCATTCCATCGAAACGTAAAGTGCTTGTTGCAACTGTCGCATTCGGAATACTCCTATCTCATGTGATTTTCATGATATACAACAGATACAAGCGCAATCGGTTCAAACCATTCTACCAAAGATTACCAAAGGAGAAAAATATACTACCGAACGTACGAGAAACGATAACAACCCGAACAGATTCATTCTATTACGAACAACCGCTGCAAATCCGTTCTGAAAGCGTATCGCAAATTCATAATATCTATGAAGAGATACCTGAAACAGTTTCAAACGAGCCATCATATGATCATCTACAATTCCATGTATTTGATATAGAAGATGGAAATGTTTTGCAAGTATAG